A single Epinephelus fuscoguttatus linkage group LG13, E.fuscoguttatus.final_Chr_v1 DNA region contains:
- the cenpj gene encoding centromere protein J encodes MSSSAGLQYSQTDFLARWMPSSSRAGVILSPCPDLAGSLRHVPAMGAPSMKPDDSFASDFAPLPASADSSCIDVDGGKAGTDRPVNCLTSVPLGDSDGELDSLDEMASTSQDLPLMMKLEQLRKWQQHIQEQLKAHQLEELLHLQEEQQRLLGMVNGSPQCTEDDTETTGLPGAEWGDNSLQGANHHRETMYSPTLNCLGVPQGSTSGLRHEQELSSAGRQARLRRSQNCEVVENEDEGSWSSRGDDEEQSVDMSRFHEHDNNVIPSNGVALTEDFREADEVLHDRPIKPGIGGQKKTFEELLEEELRLEEQRLKSAQQQQSQDGVEAASQAPPKKPFLKRGEGLSRFTNNRKTSLPKIDVKKDPKSQRQARVMSCSNSEPAAIQRGGTNGVQGLPVQRKTATLNKENRMRGLSSPPQDIRAESKAARMKVLGSHQRQNTEGPESIQTETKQHQLGQVKEQNHRKLSLSAQVTRNPGPNTQPNPVTKQVGMLRGPERNDAAREKSCGSRVESTQSTTESGGGGDRVPQDSFELSFQEKLQRWDCDRQLESMELGEFELLEQAAEELSFSSNSSFVIKVLQMDQLVAARGLHLRRLSSTPIKSPPRGARQRCSSSSSNSSGGLACKSSSVTSDAIVVKMRDDALKNKVSVEDKDKQDSGTEDKHENYDVSSSGGSEPEDQEVVVRPPVFPSTLCFPAQSNPPYDKRSYQDEDSCRDSASDVTRGDDGESDSVLSHADESTLIEDKDGQQGRVVFDDDDTWNDLEDAAVSAAIDSRGVSPVSKATANGISPPARTLLRKVAVSKVVELDKGTDPPASSSPPPPASQLMTRLFPSLKPKTQNAPLPPPPAASAAPESKKPEEETGQQVQSRLLRERLAELEIEIERFKKENAALAKLRQENEKHQENLRKERLEFEQMKAEELAKFEEYKKEENRKLQKERKLFEKHASAARAMPDKKEREEIQALKQQLSSLQEELRGRESRWASTHSRLRQQIDSLSQENSSLRDEIRMLEKLRLSAWKKNPVTTSSLKDKETKDAGLRISESNVTSVTKGVKFASPLDSRGRSNSCGPPQSSTAAATRGSSKENSQGAAGVMKSSLRRPAGSVSFSSSSSLPGRRTEERSPPASTSQDTPPNQEHSHNCSPARQDINAALSSLRRDSPPREPECSEAEETQSVQEVITHPDGKIEKVLASGDRLIMFPNGTKKEVSADGLMVKVTFFNGDTKEVTADQRVIYFYADAQTTHITYPDGMEVLHFPNNQTEKHFPDGRKEITFPDQTVKNLFPNGREESVLTDGTIIQVNPDGTKEIHFNTGQKEIHTADYKRREYPDGTVKTVYTDGRQETRYPTGRLRIKDKDGNVIVDNRA; translated from the exons ATGTCATCGTCAGCCGGGCTCCAGTACTCCCAGACAGACTTCTTGGCCCGGTGGATGCCAAGTAGCTCCAGAGCCGGGGTGATCCTCAGCCCCTGCCCGGACTTGGCTGGCTCCCTGCGGCACGTTCCTGCTATGGGAGCCCCATCCATGAAGCCAGACGACTCTTTTGCCTCCGATTTCGCCCCTCTGCCTGCCTCCGCAGACAGCAGCTGCATAGATGTGGATGGAGGGAAGGCTGGGACTGACAGGCCAGTGAACTGTCTGACTTCTGTGCCTCTGGGAGATTCAGATGGAGAGTTGGACAGTCTGGATGAGATGGCAAGCACATCTCAGGATCTGCCACTGATGATGAAGCTGGAACAG ctgaggaaatggcagcagcacataCAGGAGCAGCTAAAAGCACATCAGCTGGAGGAGCTGCTTCACCtccaggaggagcagcagaggctgcTGGGAATGGTGAATGGATCCCCGCAATGCACAGAAG atgacacagaaacaacagGGCTGCCAGGAGCAGAGTGGGGGGATAACTCTCTCCAGGGAGCCAATCACCACAGAGAGACCATGTACAGCCCCACCTTGAACTGCCTTGGGGTTCCCCAGGGCTCCACCAGTGGCCTTCGCCACGAGCAAGAACTCTCATCAGCAGGGAGACAGGCACGGCTACGAAGAAGTCAAAACTGTGAGGTGGTGGAGAACGAAGACGAGG GCTCGTGGAGCTCCAGAGGAGATGATGAGGAACAGAGTGTCGATATGAGCCGTTTTCATGAGCACGATAATAATGTGATACCAAGTAATGGTGTGGCTTTGACTGAGGACTTCAGAGAGGCAGATGAAGTCTTACATGACAG ACCTATCAAGCCGGGTATCGGGGGTCAGAAGAAGACGTTTGAGGAGTTGttggaggaggagctgaggcTGGAGGAGCAGAGGCTGAAGTCTGCCCAGCAACAGCAG AGCCAAGATGGAGTTGAAGCTGCCTCACAAGCTCCTCCCAAGAAGCCTTTTCTGAAGCGTGGCGAGGGTCTCTCAAGATTTACCAACAATCGCAAAACCTCTCTACCAAAAATTGATGTGAAGAAGGACCCCAAATCACAACGCCAGGCCAGAGTAATGTCCTGCAGCAACTCTGAGCCTGCAGCCATCCAGAGAGGTGGCACAAATGGCGTCCAGGGGCTTCCTGTACAGCGTAAAACCGCCACTCTCAACAAGGAAAACCGAATGAGAGGTCTCAGCTCGCCACCTCAGGACATCAGAGCTGAGAGTAAGGCAGCACGGATGAAGGTTTTGGGTAGTCATCAAAGACAGAACACAGAAGGACCTGAGTCTATTCAGACTGAaaccaaacaacatcagctggGACAAGTAAAAGAGCAGAATCATAGGAAATTAAGTCTGTCGGCTCAGGTCACGAGGAACCCAGGTCCCAATACGCAGCCAAACCCTGTAACCAAACAAGTGGGCATGTTAAGAGGGCCGGAGAGAAATGATGCAGCTAGAGAGAAAAGCTGTGGCTCAAGAGTGGAGTCAACACAAAGTACAACGGAgtcaggaggaggtggagacagAGTTCCACAGGATTCGTTTGAGCTGTCGTTCCAGGAGAAGCTGCAGCGCTGGGATTGTGACCGGCAGCTGGAGAGCATGGAGCTGGGAGAGTTTGAGCTGCTGGAGCAAGCGGCTGAGGAGCTGTCCTTCTCATCCAACTCCTCCTTTGTCATTAAG GTTCTTCAGATGGACCAGCTGGTGGCTGCCAGAGGGCTCCACCTGCGACGGCTCTCCTCCACCCCCATTAAGTCACCACCCAGAGGTGCGCGTCAGAGGtgcagtagtagtagcagtaacAGCAGTGGTGGTTTAGCATGTAAAAGCAGTTCTGTGACCTCAGATGCAATCGTGGTGAAGATGAGAGACGATGCGCTCAAGAACAAAGTGAGCGTTGAAGATAAGGACAAGCAGGACAGTGGGACAGAAGACAAGCATGAGAACTACGATGTTTCATCCAGTGGGGGCTCTGAACCTGAAGACCAGGAAGTGGTGGTCAGACCACCTGTGTTTCCCAGCACCCTTTGCTTCCCCGCGCAGTCTAACCCGCCATACGACAAGCGGTCGTATCAGGACGAGGACAGCTGCAGGGATTCGGCGTCAGATGTGACACGAGGCGATGACGGGGAGAGTGACAGCGTACTCAGCCACGCTGACGAGTCCACTCTGATAGAAGACAAAGACGGGCAGCAGGGCAGAGTTGTCTTTGACGACGACGACACGTGGAACGACCTGGAGGATGCTGCAGTCAGCGCAGCCATTGACAGTAGAGGAGTTAGTCCAGTTTCCAAGGCAACAGCCAATGGGATCTCACCACCAGCCCGGACTCTGTTGAGGAAGGTGGCAGTGAGCAAAGTTGTGGAGCTGGATAAAGGCACAGATcctcctgcttcttcttctcctcctcctcctgcctcccaGCTCATGACAAGGTTGTTCCCCTCGCTGAAGCCAAAGACCCAGAATgcacctctccctcctcctcctgcagcttctGCTGCACCTGAGTCCAAAAAgccagaggaggagacag GCCAGCAGGTCCAGTCTCGGCTGCTGAGGGAGAGACTGGCTGAGCTGGAGATCGAGATCGAGAGATTTAAGAAGGAGAATGCCGCCCTCGCTAAACTCAGACAGGAGAACGAGAAACATCAGGAGAATCTCAG GAAAGAGCGTTTGGAGTTTGAGCAGATGAAAGCAGAGGAGCTGGCCAAGTTTGAGGAGTACAAGAAAGAGGAGAACAGGAAGTTGCAGAAGGAACGCAAACTGTTTGAGAAGCATGCGTCAGCCGCCAGAGCCATGCCTGACAAGAAGGAGCGAGAGGAAATCCAG GCGTTGAAGCAGCAGCTGAGCTCCCTGCAGGAGGAGCTGAGGGGGAGGGAGAGTCGCTGGGCCTCCACACACAGCCGGCTGCGCCAACAGATCGACTCCCTCAGTCAGGAGAACAGTTCTCTGCGGGATGAG ATCCGTATGTTGGAAAAACTTCGTCTCAGCGCCTGGAAGAAAAACCCTGTCACTACATCGTCACTAAAGGACAAAGAAACCAAAGACGCGGGTCTCAGAATATCTGAGAGCAATGTGACATCTGTGACCAAAGGAGTCAAATTCGCT AGTCCTCTCGACTCCAGAGGAAGAAGCAACAGCTGCGGCCCTCCACAGAGCAGCACTGCTGCAGCCACCAGAGGGAGCTCCAAGGAGAACAGTCAGGGTGCTGCAG GAGTGATGAAGAGCAGCCTGAGGAGACCAGCAGGGTCagtctccttctcctcctcctcctcactgcctggcaggaggacagaggagaggtcACCACCTGCCAGCACGAGCCAAGACACCCCGCCAAACCAAGAACACTCACACAACTGCTCTCCGGCAAGACAAGACATCaatgctgctctctcctctctg AGAAGAGATTCTCCACCAAGAGAACCAGAGTGCAGTGAGGCGGAAGAGACACAATCAGTTCAGGAGGTCATCACACACCCTGACGGGAAG ATAGAGAAGGTTTTGGCCAGTGGTGATCGCCTTATCATGTTCCCCAACGGGACCAAAAAGGAGGTTTCAGCAGACGGACTGATGGTCAAAGTCACCTTTTTCAACGGGGACACCAAAGAGGTCACAGCTGACCAGAGAGTG ATCTACTTCTACGCTGACGCCCAGACTACACACATCACCTACCCTGACGGCATGGAGGTCCTGCACTTCCCCAACAACCAGACTG AAAAACATTTCCCGGACGGCCGTAAAGAAATCACCTTCCCAGACCAGACGGTGAAGAACCTGTTCCCTAATGGCAGGGAGGAGAGCGTGCTGACAGACGGGACCATCATACAAGTCAACCC GGACGGCACCAAGGAGATCCATTTCAACACTGGCCAGAAGGAGATCCACACGGCTGACTACAAGAGGAGGGAGTATCCAGACGGCACCGTGAAGACCGTTTACACAGACGGCAGGCAGGAGACCCGCTACCCCACCGGACGACTCAGAATCAAAGACAAAGATGGCAACGTCATCGTGGACAACAGGGCGTAG
- the ttf2 gene encoding transcription termination factor 2, with amino-acid sequence MEKILCNVHGNVCMLKTGVKDGPNKGKSFYVCVDKQGCDFTHVASVSASHCLQHEDSIVELQALTYSLQQQSHRLFYRCITGKKAGQRWCGSVPWTAPEKEKRNPLSDTQLQPSCLPPVRNPFKAPVKTDKDSEWSRMQRGGGDKKSEEKDSEAREGCQKENEASVGARAEEKEKGKLDSSDSYRGKQLPPGMKLKKRVSDEKRSSPKAHTVDKTTDKVQDKAKENHTEQGVAEKTSSTSTVKAVHPVKVNQTSQEPHKESTQQPTSGETCQVKQTDPAVKESVSKSAPSSSRRDSENTKNPTSTKPTQPESSGTRIHQDDDDDDDVVVVSVKPATQKTPPVSAVQKPLTAYAGFQPASKVKGQQDGLRTMLTAQLQQKKATLSVVNVAALPDKGERLRTQVKELEDALESLSLTAASQPGSQSGENSSDASLGNKQVNPFSRQGGTILLPAPPATGPYQHQASGSSLGLQLSQGHTQMYGANPQVHAFYGGRMTEDRLLAVKNATCEAIDHLHKSLESCPDAEAEAPDPKGIKVTLLAHQRRALAWLLWREAQNPCGGILADDMGLGKTLTMIALILAKKIKAKDEVEKKEESWISKTDSSLVVSKGTLIICPASLVHHWKREIEKHVKTSRLSVYLYHGPNRERSAKVLADYDVVVTTYSLVSKEIPVQKEDAEKPSKDDADVVPPRSAPLLRVTWARVILDEAHNIKNPKVQTSMAVCQLRARARWAVTGTPIQNNLLDMYSLLKFLRCSPFDEYKLWKAQVDNGSKRGRERLNILTRCLLLRRTKDQLDCTGKPLVSLPDRTCEVHQLKLSQDEQAVYDVVFAQSRSTLQNYLKRHEGNDVKKGNASSSNPFDKVAQEFGMSQADPTMSSSQQPQQASSTVHILSLLLRLRQCCCHLSLLKKTLDTTELQGDGIVLSLEEQLNALSLSSSPSPSDPKDTVALNGTRFSSQLFEDTSESTKISAVISELKAIRQKGTDQKSVIVSQWTSMLSIVAVHLQRMGLRYAVIDGSVNPKRRMDLVEEFNNNPDGPQVMLVSLCAGGVGLNLIGGNHLFLIDMHWNPALEDQACDRIYRVGQRKDVTIHRFVCDGTVEEKISTLQMKKKELAQNVLSGTGSTVSKLSLADLRIIFGV; translated from the exons ATGGAGAAAATTTTATGTAATGTCCACG GCAACGTGTGTATGTTAAAAACGGGCGTTAAAGATGGACCAAATAAAGGCAAGAGCTTCTACGTCTGCGTTGACAAGCAAGGCTGTGATTTCACTCATGTGGCCAG CGTCTCAGCATCCCACTGCCTCCAGCATGAAGATTCGATTGTGGAGCTCCAAGCTCTTACCTACAGTCTACAACAGCAGAGCCACAG GTTGTTCTACAGGTGCATTACAGGGAAAAAAGCAGGCCAGAGGTGGTGTGGAAGCGTGCCTTGGACTGCA ccagagaaagaaaagagaaaccctctctctgacacacagctgcagccctcttGCCTGCCTCCTGTCCGAAACCCTTTTAAAGCCCCCGTCAAGACAGACAAGGATTCTGAGTGGAGCAGGATGCAGCGTGGAGGAGGTGACAAGAAAAGTGAGGAGAAAGACAGCGAGGCAAGAGAAGGTTGTCAGAAAGAAAATGAGGCGAGCGTAGGTGCAAGAGcggaagagaaggagaaagggaAGCTGGATTCATCAGATTCTTACAGAGGCAAACAGCTTCCCCCGGGGATGAAGTTAAAGAAGAGAGTTTCAGATGAGAAGAGAAGCAGTCCCAAAGCTCACACTGTGGATAAGACTACAGATAAAGTGCAAGACAAGGCCAAAGAGAACCACACTGAGCAGGGAGTAGCAGAAAAAACGAGCTCTACCTCCACTGTCAAGGCTGTCCATCCTGTGAAAGTAAATCAAACCTCACAAGAACCTCACAAGGAATCGACCCAGCAACCAACCAGCGGTGAAACATGTCAGGTGAAACAAACTGACCCTGCTGTGAAAGAGAGTGTCTCTAAATCTGCACCCAGTAGTAGCCGCAGAGACTCAGAGAACACCAAGAACCCCACAAGTACCAAACCAACACAGCCGGAGTCCAGTGGAACCAGAATCCaccaagatgatgatgatgatgatgatgtagtGGTGGTGTCAGTGAAACCTGCCACACAGAAAactcctcctgtgtctgctgtcCAAAAGCCCCTGACTGCGTATGCTGGGTTCCAGCCAGCCTCTAAGGTGAAAGGTCAGCAGGATGGGCTGCGCACCATGCTTACTGCTCAACTCCAACAGAAGAAG GCGACTCTGTCCGTGGTGAACGTGGCAGCTCTGCCAGATAAAGGGGAGAGGTTGAGGACTCAGGTGAAAGAGCTGGAGGACGCGCTGGAGTCTCTTAGTCTCACTGCTGCTTCTCAGCCTG GGTCTCAGAGTGGAGAGAACAGCAGTGATGCTAGTCTGGGTAACAAGCAGGTTAACCCATTCAGCCGGCAGGGTGGCACCATCCTGCTCCCAGCCCCCCCAGCCACGGGTCCCTACCAACACCAGGCCTCAGGCAGCTCACTGGGGCTCCAGCTGAGCCAGGGACACACCCAGATGTATGGAG CAAACCCACAGGTCCATGCCTTTTATGGCGGCAGGATGACTGAGGACCGTCTGCTGGCGGTGAAAAATGCCACCTGCGAGGCCATCGACCATCTCCACAAATCCCTGGAGTCCTGTCCCGACGCTGAGGCCGAGGCTCCAGACCCCAAAGGCATCAAG GTTACACTCCTGGCCCATCAGAGGAGAGCCCTGGCCTGGCTGCTCTGGAGAGAAGCCCAGAATCCCTGTGGAGGAATCCTGG CGGATGACATGGGTCTGGGGAAAACCCTGACCATGATCGCTCTCATACTGGCCAAGAAGATCAAGGCAAAAGATGAAGTTGAGAAGAAGGAAGAGAGCTGGATCTCCAAAACTG ACTCCAGCCTCGTGGTTTCTAAAGGCACTCTGATCATCTGTCCTGCCTCCCTGGTCCACCACTGGAAGAGGGAGATTGAGAAACATGTGAAGACAAGCAGGCTGAGTGTGTACCTGTACCACGGCCCCAACCGTGAGAGAAGTGCCAAAGT GCTGGCTGACTATGATGTGGTGGTGACCACATACAGTTTGGTCTCTAAAGAGATTCCAGTCCAGAAGGAAGACGCTGAGAAACCCAGCAAAGATGATGCTGATGTTGTG CCACCACGCTCTGCTCCTCTTCTGCGAGTGACCTGGGCCCGAGTGATTCTGGACGAAGCCCACAACATCAAAAACCCAAAGGTGCAGACCTCCATGGCAGTCTGTCAGCTGAGGGCTCGGGCCCGCTGGGCTGTCACGGGTACACCCATCCAGAACAACCTGCTGGACATGTATTCACTGCTCAA GTTTTTGCGTTGCTCTCCATTTGATGAGTACAAACTGTGGAAAGCTCAGGTGGACAACGGCtcaaagagaggcagagaaagactCAACATCCTGACCAGGTGTTTGCTGCTCCGACGCACCAAAGACCAACTGGACTGCACAGGAAAACCACTG GTGTCTCTTCCTGATCGGACCTGCGAGGTGCATCAGCTCAAACTGTCCCAGGATGAACAGGCCGTGTATGATGTGGTCTTTGCCCAATCCAG ATCTACTCTGCAGAACTACCTGAAGAGACACGAAGGAAATGATGTGAAAAAGGGAAACGCTTCCAGCTCCAACCCTTTTGACAAAG TTGCCCAAGAGTTTGGTATGTCCCAGGCCGACCCTACTATGTCGAGTTCCCAGCAGCCTCAGCAGGCATCCAGCACCGTCCACATCCTGTCCCTGCTGCTGCGCCTCCGACAGTGCTGCTGTCACCTGTCACTTCTTAagaag ACTCTCGACACGACGGAGCTGCAGGGCGACGGGATCGTCTTGTCTCTGGAGGAGCAGCTCAATGCTCTGTCGCTGTCCTCCAGCCCCTCGCCGTCAGACCCCAAAGACACTGTGGCCCTTAATGGCACTCGCTTCTCCTCACAGCTGTTTGAGGACACCAGTGAGAGCACCAAG ATTTCTGCTGTTATCTCTGAGCTGAAGGCGATCAGACAGAAGGGCACCGATCAGAAAAG CGTGATCGTGTCCCAGTGGACCAGCATGCTCAGCATCGTAGCAGTTCATCTGCAGAGGATGGGCCTGAGATACGCCGTCATCGACGGGTCTGTGAACCCCAAACGCCGCATGGACCTGGTGGAAGAATTCAACAACAACCCTGACGGACCGCAG GTGATGCTGGTGTCTCTTTGTGCTGGAGGGGTCGGACTCAATCTCATCGGTGGGAATCACCTCTTCCTCATTGACATGCACTG GAACCCAGCCTTGGAAGATCAGGCCTGTGACCGAATCTACAGAGTTGGACAAAGAAAAGACGTCACCATCCACAG gtttGTGTGTGACGGCACGGTGGAGGAAAAGATCTCAACACTGCagatgaagaagaaggagcTGGCCCAGAACGTGTTGTCAGGAACAGGAAGCACCGTCTCCAAACTCTCCCTGGCTGATCTCAGGATCATCTTTGGTGTCTGA